A window of Sphingobacterium kitahiroshimense genomic DNA:
TTGTATTTAAAGAAATAGGTGAAGATCTTACCCCACCCTAATTTTAATTCCTGCTCATCCTCGTCTATTTGGTAAAAATCTGGACCAGGACTCAATACGAGTGATAGACCCGCATGTAGCTCTTTGGTCGAAAACCAGTTTTTGGAAAATTCTTTCTTATCATAACTGAGCAATCCGGATGCTGGGTCTGATACGTAGTATTTTCCATGACGAATTTTATAAAGAACTACAAAATGGTTCTGGTTCCAGTGCAGAACACAGGGTAGCTCAACTTCTTTTAACTGTTCGATTGACAATCGAACTCCATAGGTACGGAATCCCAATTTCTCTGCGGCTTCACTAATCCCCAACAGATTTACGCCCGCTTTATTTGTTTGGCATAGTTTCCTGATTTTATGGATAGAGGCCAACTTACCATAATATTTGAATATGATACGAAGACAAGTGGATCCACAGTCCATCTCATCCATTTGTTTATAATGGGGGAATTTTTTTAACACGAAAAAATTATTCTATATAAGTCTTAATAAAAACATTTTCATTACATTAATAACAATGAAATGACATGCAACTTATTTTTGTTTAATAGTTGATAGCAAGTATTTTTCTAAACAATGGAAAATCTGTAGTTCAATTATTCTTTGATCTTTAGGGAAAAATCTATTTACAAACATATGTATACAGTGCATAATATTTTCACGATCAATTTTAATTTGTTTAATTTCATGTTTCCAGTTGTTAAAGAACTGATAATTATAAACATCGGATTTAAATGTATTTAAAATTGAGTTTTTCCGATTTCTATATAGGTTATTTAACTGAATTCTTAAACCAACTGGATCATCTTTTTTATATTCTTCAAAAAGCACAGACTTCATATACTTAATGTATTCATACTGTTCTACAGAACCATCAATCAGTTGTAGGTAATTAAAAACAGATAAAATAGTAAAATTCCAACGTTCAGAATAAGTGGTGAATCTTTTCTTTTTTAAAATTCGAAGTGTTAAAATACTGTCAATATTAAACAATTTTTGCACTGATTTTATATCATCTTTTCCATATCTATTGTAATCAGGTATATAGTTATCATATATACAATCATCTAAGTCACCTTTTCCGATTAAAGTAAAAATAGGTTTTTTTATGGTATTGAGAACTTCTAAAACATTCTGTTTATTTTTTACTTTAATTCTCAACTTTAATAAAGAATTATCGCCACCAAATCTTAAAAAATGTATTTCTTTTATTAATGATGCACTTTTAAGTTTTAATATAATTCTAGCTAAATCGCCAACCACCAAATTTTCCAAAATTCTTTCATTACCCTTTATCACTAAGGAAATCCACTTATTACCAATAGAATGAATCTTTGGTTTGGTATCGAGTTCATCTTCTCTAAATTTCAATAAGGAATATTGACTAACATTTTTTTCAATATTCTTGGCCGTTATTAAAATTTCATTATAATAATCAAGCTCACTTGCCCTGTAGCCTGAGAAATCCTCCAAAGAAATATATTTGTATTTTAACAAATGACTTAACAAAAGTTTAATACAAAAATTATGTTTTGTATGAATTAACAATTTTTTATCATTTTCCAATTTAAGTAACACGTACGATGAAATATTTAGAGAATTTAAATAATCTGCTAAATCATTATGTGAAATTTCATTCTTCTTTAAAAATTTTTGAATAGTAAATAATGAAAGATTCCACATTCTTTCGGCTAAAATAATACCATTATAAGAAATTTTAGGTAAAAAAGGTTCATTGGTGTAGGAATTCCAATCCCAAATAAGTGCAGGCTTTTTATATTGGTCACTAATCAAATTCAGTATATTATAAAAGTCGAAATTTGGTAGATCAACATTTGGAGATGTTCTAACAGGTATAATTTCTCTTTTATTACTTTTCGAAAAAATTTTTATTTTTCCCTCTTGTACTGTCATTAAAATATCTGAAATACAGATTTCCTTATCACAACCAGTTTTTGCTTGATTTAGATTTATAAAATAACTTCTCTCAAGAAATCTCTTTGAAATATTTGAAAGATCATTAGGTGGTAGATAATAGATTTCTGCTAATATTGCACCTTCAAAATATTCACTTTCAAACGAATTTGATTCTTCAAAGTTCTGTGCATAATCTTTAAAATACGGAGTGAATCTGGAATAATTTTTACTGCTAGGAAAATCATTACTTGATTTTAAATGAAATTCATACAACTCATCTATCTTCAGTATTGAGCCAAAAATTCCGAAATTAGGAGAGCAATTCTTATGACCAACCGATAAATCATTAAATTTAACTAAATCTTCTTCTGAAATAACATAATGATCATCTTGATTATATTTACAGTAATTTAATATATGGCTGTAAAAATTATTAAATCTTAGATTCAAATATACTTGCTCACTACAAAGTGTAGTAATTTTATTAGGATTTGTAAAAAGACTATTACCACGCTCGGGATCAAAAATTTTCGTCAAAGGAACCAAATCACCCTCGTGATATTTTTTCTTGAAATTAGTAATGAATTCATCAATTACAGCTTTTGTGTTATCAATCGCATTGAATCTTAAAAAATTCAATTTGTTGATCGAATTAACAATTTGCGATGCTAATGTTTCGGAAATAGTAAATTTGCTTCCAACAGATACTATATCAATCCTTGTAGTTTGGACATTTGTTAAATTATCCTTAAACTGCTCTACAAGAAAATCTTTAATTTTACTATTATCATTTTTAGAAATACTCTCATCGTGATGTTTTTTTAATTCAATTAATAAGCTCTTTTCTGTATTTTGCAAAGAATCAATATTTATTTTACCTAAAAACGACTCTAATGAATAATTATCAATATATGACGGTGTTGTGGTAGCAATAATAAGCTTACTCTTAATTAATGAATTAATATATGAGCTCACTTCCATGCTTGTATTATTTGGAAATATCTTTTTAAAATATTCTATAATACTATTATAGGATATTGGTACAATAGTATCTGTTATAAAAGAAGATAAAAATTTTGAGCTTTTTATTACTTTCAGTTCATTCTCGCCATCTTTAAAAATAAAATATTTTAAGTATGTTCCTTCAAAAAAAACAGTAGAATTTATTGAATACATTAATGCCTGATAATATCTTTCATTATCCAATAAGAATTCGTTAAGAATATAAAGAACTTGAATATTTATATGCTCGTAAAATTCATTTTTATCATTATTTAGACATAAGTTTGTTTGACCTTCAATATTACCGAAGGATACAACCGAAAACATATCTAATGGTATAGCTCTACTACTTGCTCTACTAAAATATTTATATAATGTTGCATAAGTTTTTTCACTTATCTCATTTTTACAATCTTGCTTAATTAATTCCAAATAAAATAAGGGGGAAGAGTATTTCAGGGCGTCTCTGAAATTTCCATTTTGAAGAGTTTCTTTAATAGCTTTCTTAAAATCATCTTCTGTATCATTTTTCTCTAAAAGATCGAAAATATTCCTTAATGATAATTTAGGGTATCTTATAAAAAATGTATTATCAATTTTTTCCATATCATTAAATAAAAATCAGTGCACTAATATAGGGCACTGATTTCTAAAATCTAAATATTAGACCCAAGTATCATTATAAACCAGGTCACCATTACACATTTGTCCAGTTGGCAAAGGTAATTTAAAAGATGTCCCTCGTCTATCCTCAAAATGAGATGATTGTTTTCCTCCTTGCCAATCCATGCCACCTGCAATTTCTGACAACTGATCTTTTGTTAATTTTTCACCAACAAGTTTTAAAGATTTTTCCTTTTTCATAATTATTATTTTAAGTTTTTTAAATCCACAAGTTGAAACAAACTTGCTCTTTACTACAAGTAAGTTACTAAATAATATCATGAAAAAAAAATATATTTTTAATAAAGTGATAATATTGCAGAATAATCATTAAAAAAGCGTAAAAATATTGTTGCGGATAATATAATTTACATAAAAATCATAATCAAAGCTTCCTGTCGCTTTTTACACCTCTTTGCCATTTCATATTGATATAATTTAAGTTAGTTTCAATTAATATTAAGTAAGATACACCACTTCCGTCCCAAATAAATTTTAGGTGCGTATTTCCCTTCAAAAAACAGCTATTTTTAGATACTTTTGATTTTGGCTCTATTTTTTATTCTGAAAACATCTAAAGCTGTCCATTTTCCCCTTTAACTGGTGGCCTGATAATAGGATTATCTATCCATTGCCAGATACTTATTTTCACGAAGATATTCATCCTGATAAATCCCACCAGATTGGATAAATTCAAGTCGTATTTAGCCTTATTCTTAAGATATTTTAGCAGCAATATGCCGGTCAACGAAGTCCACATCTGGTTCATCACCGTATTTTCAGATGAACCCACAAAAGTTGATATTTTTAAGCGTTGTTTAAAGTGCTTGAAGTAGACTTCGATATGCCAGCGCTGCTTCTAATGTTTACCATCAGGCTGGCCTTCCATTGTATATTATTGGTCAAAAATTGTTAGTGGTTACCTGTGATGCTGTCCCAAAAGTGAAGCAAGCAGAGTGATTTAGCATTGTATTTATTGGACGCCGAGCCAGAAAGTTTAATGAGTTCATTTTTAATGATTCCCTTTTCCAGGAGCGCTTCACTCTGGTTTGACTGGATAACATTGTACTTCATGTTAGTTTTTACTCCTGCAAAAAAAATAACAGCCGTTGCTGTCCAAATACGTGAGCGAGCTGTAATCTACATAACCTCAATCCACCACCACGACGCTTCCTTTGGTAAAACTGTAGCTTCCCGCGCACTGGCTATCATAAACCTTTCCGTCCGCAATCTGTATAAAAACAGGTAGACAGCCATCATATTCCAAAACAGTGTGCAGTTTTACGGCACCTTTAGTTCTGCGAAACTTGGCCAGCCACTTACCGATAGGCATAATGGGATGATACTGCCATGCATTAGATAAACCTTGCGTTTTAATTGGGTAAGATCTTTGCGAAAATGCGTATCCTTTTGCCATAGCTTGTCCAAAAGAGAAAAGTCTATCCAGTATAGTTAACAGTGTATAAAAAAGGCAAAGCAAAAGATATTAATATCCTCTGTCGTTGTGATTTCAAATACAAATCGCTCCCCTTAAATAGAATACTGACCTCTTGCAAAAACCACTTGCTCCTATAATTCTTTCAATTCATGGCTTTACCACCTTTAAGCACACTTATCAATTTATATCTTTCCAAAAAAAACATTTCGCAAAATCATCAATCTTACCTTTGTTTATAACCAACTGTATTACTCAGGATAATCCAGGTCAAGCTGTTAATCTTGGCATAGTATATACACTTCTGCAAACTCCACTTCGGAAAAATCTATGCTGGTGGATCTTTTGAAGTGTTAGGTCGCTTTGATCAAAGTGATATACGTGGTTGTAATCTTCTCGTTCAGTAAGTTCTATTTTAAGCTGGGATCTTGAAACGTATTTCCAGATTGCATATCACCAGAATCATAACCTTTCTTAAACCAAGCTCGTCTTTGAGCTGAGGTACCATGTGTAAAAGAATCAGGTACCGCATAGCCTTGAGCTTGTGTTTGTAATTTATCATCTCCAACTGCTTCAGCGGCTGTCATACCATCTAAAATATCATTATAGTCAATCTCGATATCAGATAATTTATTAACATGATGTGCCCAAACTCCTGCATAGAAATCAGCTTGCAACTCGGTCATGACAGAAATTTTATTATTTTCAACTTCACTTAGTTTTCCCCTCATGCTGTTTGTCTGAGGTAAAAGTCCCACTAATTGTTGTATATGATGCCCTACTTCATGTGCAATTACATATGCCAGAGCAAACTCACCTTTTGCGCCAAACTTTGTTTTTAATTCATTATTAAAAGTTAAATCTAAATAAATTCGTTGGTCACCAGGGCAATAGAAGGGGCCGTAGGAAGATTTCCCGATGCCACATCCTCCAGTTTCTGTTCCTCCATCATAAAAAAGCAATTCTGTTCCTTTATAATTTTTTCCCAACTGCTCTCTAAAAAGTTTAGTCCACACATCCTCAGTACTAGCTAGGACAATTCTTGAAAAATCAGTCAATTTAGTCTCTTCGGCACTAAGTTCTCTTGGTAGTCCAGTCTGCTCCGTACCCGTCATATTTTGAGCCTGCTGTAATAATTGAGATGGATCTCCTCCCATTAAAAAACCAATTATTAAGACAATAATCCCACCTACACCGCCCAAAGTTAATTTTTGACCACCTGACATTCCTCTCCTATCTTCGAAGTTGTCACTTTTTCTACCTCCTTGCCATTTCATATTGATATCATTTAAGTTAGTTTTAATTAGTATTAAATAAGATACACATTTTATCGTATACAGCATCGCAAATTATATTCCAAATTATTAAGCATTTTTTGATTTGTTATGTTAACCTTTTATAATTATAAATATTCATTATGTTTGCACCTAAATCATTTGCAACTTATCCAAAATTTAAATGAAACTAGAAAATCAACTATTCGAGAGAGCGGGAAATAAATGTGAATTGAGTCAAGCAACTGATAATTTAACATTATATACATTGCCCCCTGAGTTACAAGCTACAGCTGAAAACACGATTGTTGTTTGTCAGAAATGTGCCGATCAGTTAAATAAAACTACACAATTAGAAGCTGAATATTGGAAATTCCTACCCGATACCATGTGGTCTGAAGTACCAGCAGTACAGGTAGCTGCGTGGCGCATGTTAAATCGTTTAAAAAACGAAGGTTGGGCTTCTGATGCGTTAGATATTTTGTATCTGGATGACGAAACGTTAGAATGGGCAAAACAAACAGGAGATCATGAAAATGATGGATATGTCGAGTTTCATTTAGATAGTATCGGTCAACAATTATTTGACGGGGATTCTGTAGTCCTTACGAAAACATTGGATGTAAAAGGATCATCTATCCGGGCGACTTTAGGTACAGTCGTGAAGAATATTAGACTTGTGTTCGATAATACAGAACAAATTGAAGGAAAAATCGATGGTCAGACGATTGTGATTTTAACAAAATATTTAAGAAAGCAAAACTAAAAAAATAAGGCTACAATCAAATTGTAGCCTTATTTTTTATTTCTGTTTCGGATAATCACGCATATGTGCAAATTCGTAATTTGGATGTAACTTCAAACTATCGATTAAATCACTTAACATTTTCTGTGCTTTTCTTGTCTGAAACATATCATCATGCATCAACAGAACAACGTTATTCTTCGAAAATGAGGTGCCGTTACGTAATCTATTATTTATCTGACGATATATAAAACTCACCGATTCGACTGGCATACCAGAAGGTTTACCCTTTTTCCATTCACAGTCCCATCCCATAGAGCGGTAACCATTTTGGTATAATAAATCGGCCGTACTTGAACCACTTTGCATATCAATACGTTTACGATCTGCAAAGTACCAAATATTACGTCCTGGTAAACGGACAATCTTATGTTTAAGATTCAGTTCTTTTTCATTTTTATCAAAGTCCTCATACGCTGATTCTGCGTTGCTATAAAAATAAGTAAACTTATTATTTGCATGATTGTAACTGTGATTATAACAATCCACCAGCGGATTGTTCATATAACGTTCATAATATTTATGCAACCCCTTACTCATTCGGTCATGCTTTCCAATTAAAAAAGCATTAATCTTAATATTCTTTGCTGTAGCTATTGAATCAATAAATTGACTGCCATTTAAAGGTCCATCATCAAAAGTCAAATAAATATAACGAGGAGACACAGAGTCGGTTAATAATTTCGCCGTATCAACTTCATGATGAAGAATACTCTTTTTACCCTTTACAGCAATTGTATCCTTTTTAATCTCTTTCTCGACAGTATCTTTATTTAAATCATCGATATCATCTATACTATCAACAGTTCCAATAGTAACCGAATCTGTCTTTTTACTCCCACCTTCATTGCACGATTGTAATGCAAGAGATGTTACCGATAATAATCCAAGGAACAACCCCAGATTGAATGCTTTCTTCATGTTATAATTCACTATTAACCCTACACATAAACCACTAAAGCTGCTATTTGATAGCTAATGATTTAAACGATGTAAAAGTAAGATTAAATTTAACAGAAATCCAATTTTATGAAACCTTTTTTCTTTTGGAATAAAAACATTTTTTCATCAAATGAGTTATATTATACTATTTGATCAAAGAAAATGCTTTCAAACCTTCATTTAAATAGGCCAGATAAGTAGTAGCATCATAATCAGCACCTTTTGGTTTAACCAAAACCTGACGGTTTGCAGGATTCATAAGCACATAAAAAGGTTGTGAATTGGATTCAAACTGACTCGATTGTAAATAACTCCACTTACTTCCAATTGTCTTCAACAATTTTCCCGAACTCGTTTTTTGTTGATCTTCAACAGCAAGCTCAGTGCGGTCATCAACATAAAGTTGGATGATAACGACATTATTTGTCAAAAATGAACGAACCTGCACATCTGTCCAAACATTAGCTTCCATTTTCCTACAATTAACACAAGCATGGCCTGTAAAATCAAGCATAACCATTTTATGATGGGTTTTAGCATATTGTAAACCCTCCTCGTAATCAAAAAACACATTTAAGCCCAGCGGTGCATGAAATAAATCTGAATATTTGCGTTTAGAAACGTCTGTTACATGCGATCCACCAATCAATGAGCCTTGATTTAAATCAAAGTCCTGCGTGCTTTGTGGCGGTAAAAAAGCAGATATTGATTTTAAAGGAGCACCCCATAATCCAGGAATCATGTATACCGTAAACGATAGTACAATAATAGCTATGAACGTACGGATTACTGACAAATGTGGCAGATTACTGTCATGAGAAAATTTGATTTTTCCAAGTAAATACAGTCCCATTAAACCAAATATAACAATCCATAAAGACAAAAAGACTTCACGGTCGAACCAGTTCCAGTGATAAGCTAAATCAACATTAGAAAGAAATTTCAGTGCAAATGCCAATTCTAAAAATCCTAAAACAACTTTAACACTGTTAAGCCAACCACCTGATTTAGGCATGGCTTTCATAGCACTAGGAAATAATGCAAAAAGAGCAAAAGGTATAGCTAATGCAAAAGAAAATCCAAACATACCTACAGCCGGACCTAACAAAGCTCCACTTGTAGCTGCCTGTACCAATAAAGTTCCGATAATAGGTCCAGTACAAGAAAAAGATACTAAAGCTAAAGTTGCTGCCATAAAGAAAATACCAGCCCATCCGCCTTTATCAGATTTTGCATCCATCTTATTTACCCATGAACTTGGTAAATTAATTTCAAATGCCCCCAAAAAAGAAGCTCCAAAAGCAACCAACATTAAGAAAAAGAAAAAATTAAAGACACCGTTCGTTGATAAAGCATTAAGGGCATCCGAACCAAAAATCATCGTTACCGCTAAACCAAGAACAACATAAATAACTATAATAGAAATTCCATAAAACAAAGCACGAATAAAAGATTGCGATTTATTTTGATTTCCCTTTGTGAAGAAACTGACAGTGAGCGGTAACATGGGGAAAATACAAGGCATTAATAGGGCAGTAAAACCGCCTAATAATCCTGCTAAAAATATTCCAAGTAGAGATTCACTACTTGCATGCTCTTCTGTTGTGATTACAGCCGTAGTTTTCTTAAGATTCTGTGCAGTATCAACAACTACAGAATCAGTCGAAACTTCAGAAATACCACCATCAACGAACTCCAGTTCGTCCATCTTAAGTAAAGTATCTGCCTCCTGAGCATGCGCAAAAGCTGGAAGAAGAACTATTAAAAGTAATAATTTTATGATGAATCTTTTCATAAATATTTTAATTATAATGCCGAGTGACAGGTTACAAATTGATTAAATCTAATTACAATGGGATAAATCCCATTGTAATAGATTCTATTTAAATATAAACATAGTGCCTAATACGCGATTAGGCTGAAACAAACTTTATAGCGATTCAGTATTAAAAAGAGATTTTGCTAACCTACTGATAGGTTTAAATCCAGTGAAAGCGAGATCTGTTGAAATATATCCAGCTGCTACAGGTTGTTCTCTTACTAAATCTGTACTCAAATATTTCTTATTATCGTCGCACAATAAGGTGACAACAACAGCTTCTTCCCCTAATTGCTCTTTTAATTTAATTGCTCCAATCACATTCGCTCCTGAAGAAATTCCTACAGCTAAGCCCAATTCTTTTGCTAATTTTTGGGCCATTATAATAGAATCACCATCTGAAGCAGAAACGATCTCATCCAACTCGTCCATTTTCACAATAGCCGGAATAAATTCATCTGAAATACCTTGAATACGATGCGAGCCAACCTTATATCCAGTAGACATCGTTGGACTTTCAGCGGGTTCCAAAGGATGAATCTTTACATGAGGATTTAAGCTACGAAGATGACGGCCTACTCCCATAACGGTTCCTCCCGTGCCAACACCAGCAACAAAAGCATCTGCAACTAAACCTTGCGAGGCTAACTGTAAACCAATTTCAC
This region includes:
- a CDS encoding thiopeptide-type bacteriocin biosynthesis protein, whose translation is MEKIDNTFFIRYPKLSLRNIFDLLEKNDTEDDFKKAIKETLQNGNFRDALKYSSPLFYLELIKQDCKNEISEKTYATLYKYFSRASSRAIPLDMFSVVSFGNIEGQTNLCLNNDKNEFYEHINIQVLYILNEFLLDNERYYQALMYSINSTVFFEGTYLKYFIFKDGENELKVIKSSKFLSSFITDTIVPISYNSIIEYFKKIFPNNTSMEVSSYINSLIKSKLIIATTTPSYIDNYSLESFLGKINIDSLQNTEKSLLIELKKHHDESISKNDNSKIKDFLVEQFKDNLTNVQTTRIDIVSVGSKFTISETLASQIVNSINKLNFLRFNAIDNTKAVIDEFITNFKKKYHEGDLVPLTKIFDPERGNSLFTNPNKITTLCSEQVYLNLRFNNFYSHILNYCKYNQDDHYVISEEDLVKFNDLSVGHKNCSPNFGIFGSILKIDELYEFHLKSSNDFPSSKNYSRFTPYFKDYAQNFEESNSFESEYFEGAILAEIYYLPPNDLSNISKRFLERSYFINLNQAKTGCDKEICISDILMTVQEGKIKIFSKSNKREIIPVRTSPNVDLPNFDFYNILNLISDQYKKPALIWDWNSYTNEPFLPKISYNGIILAERMWNLSLFTIQKFLKKNEISHNDLADYLNSLNISSYVLLKLENDKKLLIHTKHNFCIKLLLSHLLKYKYISLEDFSGYRASELDYYNEILITAKNIEKNVSQYSLLKFREDELDTKPKIHSIGNKWISLVIKGNERILENLVVGDLARIILKLKSASLIKEIHFLRFGGDNSLLKLRIKVKNKQNVLEVLNTIKKPIFTLIGKGDLDDCIYDNYIPDYNRYGKDDIKSVQKLFNIDSILTLRILKKKRFTTYSERWNFTILSVFNYLQLIDGSVEQYEYIKYMKSVLFEEYKKDDPVGLRIQLNNLYRNRKNSILNTFKSDVYNYQFFNNWKHEIKQIKIDRENIMHCIHMFVNRFFPKDQRIIELQIFHCLEKYLLSTIKQK
- a CDS encoding neutral zinc metallopeptidase, which encodes MKWQGGRKSDNFEDRRGMSGGQKLTLGGVGGIIVLIIGFLMGGDPSQLLQQAQNMTGTEQTGLPRELSAEETKLTDFSRIVLASTEDVWTKLFREQLGKNYKGTELLFYDGGTETGGCGIGKSSYGPFYCPGDQRIYLDLTFNNELKTKFGAKGEFALAYVIAHEVGHHIQQLVGLLPQTNSMRGKLSEVENNKISVMTELQADFYAGVWAHHVNKLSDIEIDYNDILDGMTAAEAVGDDKLQTQAQGYAVPDSFTHGTSAQRRAWFKKGYDSGDMQSGNTFQDPSLK
- a CDS encoding PhnA domain-containing protein, translating into MKLENQLFERAGNKCELSQATDNLTLYTLPPELQATAENTIVVCQKCADQLNKTTQLEAEYWKFLPDTMWSEVPAVQVAAWRMLNRLKNEGWASDALDILYLDDETLEWAKQTGDHENDGYVEFHLDSIGQQLFDGDSVVLTKTLDVKGSSIRATLGTVVKNIRLVFDNTEQIEGKIDGQTIVILTKYLRKQN
- a CDS encoding polysaccharide deacetylase family protein, translating into MKKAFNLGLFLGLLSVTSLALQSCNEGGSKKTDSVTIGTVDSIDDIDDLNKDTVEKEIKKDTIAVKGKKSILHHEVDTAKLLTDSVSPRYIYLTFDDGPLNGSQFIDSIATAKNIKINAFLIGKHDRMSKGLHKYYERYMNNPLVDCYNHSYNHANNKFTYFYSNAESAYEDFDKNEKELNLKHKIVRLPGRNIWYFADRKRIDMQSGSSTADLLYQNGYRSMGWDCEWKKGKPSGMPVESVSFIYRQINNRLRNGTSFSKNNVVLLMHDDMFQTRKAQKMLSDLIDSLKLHPNYEFAHMRDYPKQK
- a CDS encoding protein-disulfide reductase DsbD family protein, which translates into the protein MKRFIIKLLLLIVLLPAFAHAQEADTLLKMDELEFVDGGISEVSTDSVVVDTAQNLKKTTAVITTEEHASSESLLGIFLAGLLGGFTALLMPCIFPMLPLTVSFFTKGNQNKSQSFIRALFYGISIIVIYVVLGLAVTMIFGSDALNALSTNGVFNFFFFLMLVAFGASFLGAFEINLPSSWVNKMDAKSDKGGWAGIFFMAATLALVSFSCTGPIIGTLLVQAATSGALLGPAVGMFGFSFALAIPFALFALFPSAMKAMPKSGGWLNSVKVVLGFLELAFALKFLSNVDLAYHWNWFDREVFLSLWIVIFGLMGLYLLGKIKFSHDSNLPHLSVIRTFIAIIVLSFTVYMIPGLWGAPLKSISAFLPPQSTQDFDLNQGSLIGGSHVTDVSKRKYSDLFHAPLGLNVFFDYEEGLQYAKTHHKMVMLDFTGHACVNCRKMEANVWTDVQVRSFLTNNVVIIQLYVDDRTELAVEDQQKTSSGKLLKTIGSKWSYLQSSQFESNSQPFYVLMNPANRQVLVKPKGADYDATTYLAYLNEGLKAFSLIK
- a CDS encoding PLP-dependent cysteine synthase family protein, translated to MNNELMFSKCLSPELDSRFKHLWCLVGNTPMLELQYSYKGKAGRIYVKCENYNLTGSIKDRMALYIMYKAYMNCQIQPDDVIIEATSGNTGISFSAIGKALGHQVKIIMPNWLSKERIDIIKSMGADIQLVSKEDGGFLGSIELSEKLAQQGGVFLPRQFENKFNAEAHELTTGREIGLQLASQGLVADAFVAGVGTGGTVMGVGRHLRSLNPHVKIHPLEPAESPTMSTGYKVGSHRIQGISDEFIPAIVKMDELDEIVSASDGDSIIMAQKLAKELGLAVGISSGANVIGAIKLKEQLGEEAVVVTLLCDDNKKYLSTDLVREQPVAAGYISTDLAFTGFKPISRLAKSLFNTESL